The Neorhodopirellula lusitana genome includes a window with the following:
- a CDS encoding ATP-grasp domain-containing protein — MTSQPANQGLNRILVAGASVRWAAQSARRAGYSVSGIDLFGDTDTRAACDHFQLLDVTGDSPENAADQQIASFSAQTGAAVISVGGLSLGPYLKGGHRPRSKDPTWKRLQQFCRQTGFEFPETFSGFVDNKSHAIGQITWGRWLFKTIGSTGGLGVRFVDAATLVRDPHAFAANGIFQRYVPGRRYGVVALASDDGTEILGICRSLHQRLGDRPFVYAGSAGPIAIATESKPSDPSTDIPIQRLQRLAFRVAESENIRGLFNLDFVRDTQGRWWLLEVNARPSGSCEVIEQAAIRSGVLSDGQSLIQMHLNAINGNPRVIPWRSSHDTLVKRIVYSSHAGYFVRPSERCDSAQLMDVPSDGTPIQAGAPVATLLLRTERGSTPEVEQNAPSMRSLVRQVQAAVQLG; from the coding sequence TTGACCTCGCAACCAGCAAATCAGGGACTCAATCGAATTTTGGTCGCGGGGGCTTCGGTCCGTTGGGCAGCCCAGTCGGCCCGGCGAGCGGGCTACTCGGTGTCGGGAATTGACTTGTTCGGTGACACTGACACGCGGGCCGCGTGCGATCACTTCCAGCTTCTGGATGTGACAGGGGATTCCCCCGAAAATGCAGCTGATCAGCAAATTGCCAGCTTTTCAGCTCAGACCGGTGCAGCGGTTATTTCGGTGGGGGGGCTGTCGTTGGGGCCCTATCTGAAGGGAGGTCACCGTCCCCGGTCGAAAGACCCCACTTGGAAGCGACTGCAGCAGTTTTGCCGGCAGACCGGGTTTGAATTCCCTGAAACGTTTAGCGGTTTCGTGGACAACAAGAGTCACGCGATCGGTCAGATCACTTGGGGACGTTGGCTTTTCAAAACGATCGGCTCGACGGGAGGATTGGGAGTGCGCTTCGTCGATGCGGCGACGCTCGTAAGAGATCCTCATGCGTTTGCTGCGAATGGCATTTTTCAACGCTACGTCCCCGGGCGCCGCTACGGAGTCGTCGCACTGGCGAGTGACGATGGCACCGAAATCTTAGGCATCTGCCGAAGTCTTCATCAGCGTTTGGGCGATCGACCTTTTGTCTACGCGGGTTCGGCAGGGCCGATCGCGATTGCAACCGAATCGAAGCCGAGCGATCCCAGCACGGATATCCCGATCCAACGACTGCAACGTTTAGCTTTTCGAGTGGCTGAATCTGAAAACATCCGGGGCCTGTTTAACTTGGACTTCGTTCGCGATACGCAGGGTCGTTGGTGGCTGTTGGAAGTGAATGCCCGTCCGAGTGGTTCGTGTGAAGTGATCGAGCAGGCGGCAATACGCTCTGGCGTTTTGTCAGACGGCCAATCTTTGATCCAGATGCATCTCAATGCGATCAATGGAAACCCACGTGTGATTCCATGGCGAAGCAGTCACGACACTTTGGTCAAACGCATCGTTTATTCCAGTCACGCCGGCTACTTCGTTCGGCCGAGTGAACGATGCGACAGTGCCCAACTGATGGATGTCCCCAGCGATGGGACGCCGATTCAAGCCGGCGCCCCAGTGGCAACCCTATTGTTGCGAACCGAGCGGGGAAGCACGCCCGAAGTTGAGCAAAATGCCCCGTCTATGCGATCGCTCGTGCGGCAAGTGCAAGCCGCGGTGCAACTTGGTTAG
- a CDS encoding ThiF family adenylyltransferase, protein MSISSQQDRYLRQSQFARIGEDGQQRIEQSRVAVLGCGALGSVAAELLARAGVGTLTLIDRDLVEWSNLQRQSLYVEADAIAASAKAEAAAGHLRAINSSIDIREHVVDITPANISRHLADSDLVIDATDNFPVRLLLNDWSLEKQIPWVHGGCVGASGQVRLFTGDAPCFRCLLPSAPGPGETETCDTAGVIGPATHLIASLQVAEALKWLSGNRDAVSRSVQSIDLWRNQTHAISIPDGGRSGCIACQKRQYDYLYPATDRDQQAESLCGRDAVQIHARRQGDADMQIDFDKIAVVWEKVATVQRTRFFVRLLLSEEQSITLFRDGRAVVSGVRDIPHARSLYDRYVGS, encoded by the coding sequence ATGAGCATTTCGTCACAACAAGATCGCTACCTTCGTCAGTCGCAATTCGCACGAATCGGCGAAGACGGTCAACAGCGAATTGAGCAGTCGAGAGTGGCCGTGTTGGGCTGTGGTGCGCTCGGTTCGGTTGCCGCCGAGTTGCTCGCTCGTGCCGGGGTGGGCACGCTTACCTTGATCGATCGCGACCTGGTCGAGTGGAGTAACCTGCAGCGGCAAAGCTTGTACGTCGAAGCCGATGCCATAGCGGCGTCAGCAAAAGCGGAAGCGGCTGCTGGACATTTACGAGCAATCAATTCTTCGATCGACATTCGCGAACACGTGGTCGACATCACACCCGCCAACATTTCGCGACATCTCGCGGATAGTGACTTGGTCATCGATGCAACGGACAATTTCCCGGTTCGCTTGTTGCTAAATGATTGGTCGCTGGAAAAGCAAATACCTTGGGTGCATGGTGGGTGCGTCGGCGCGTCTGGTCAGGTTCGATTATTCACCGGCGATGCCCCTTGCTTCCGATGTTTGTTGCCCAGTGCGCCCGGCCCTGGCGAGACCGAAACCTGTGACACTGCCGGAGTGATCGGTCCGGCGACCCACCTGATCGCAAGTCTGCAGGTGGCCGAAGCGTTGAAATGGCTATCCGGAAACCGCGACGCCGTTAGTCGGTCGGTGCAATCAATCGATCTCTGGCGAAATCAAACCCACGCGATCTCGATTCCCGACGGCGGACGATCGGGATGTATTGCCTGCCAGAAACGGCAATACGACTATTTGTATCCGGCCACCGATCGTGACCAGCAAGCTGAATCGTTGTGTGGCCGCGATGCCGTTCAGATTCACGCTCGTCGACAGGGCGATGCGGACATGCAGATCGATTTTGACAAGATTGCGGTCGTTTGGGAAAAGGTTGCCACGGTTCAACGGACTCGCTTTTTTGTACGACTGCTTTTAAGTGAAGAACAATCAATCACGTTGTTTCGCGATGGACGCGCCGTCGTGAGCGGCGTTCGTGACATCCCACACGCACGCTCGCTTTATGATCGTTATGTCGGCTCATAA
- the panB gene encoding 3-methyl-2-oxobutanoate hydroxymethyltransferase yields the protein MSDSSKTSVKRITIRTLQRMRDNEDAITMLTAYDFPTAQLLDRSGIDVLLVGDSLGMVVQGHETTLPVTMDQIIYHAEMVGRASKRALVVVDLPFPEGQLEINRSIEAGARVLQETQCSAIKLEGGAEQAGRIAAMVTAGIPVMAHVGLRPQNIHVEGGYRVQRDIEQLVADAKAAEAAGAFAVLIECVSTDAAEAITAAVKVPTIGIGAGGKVSGQVLVTHDILGMTSGYTPKFTRNFAEVGKAIEQAASDYIAEVKKGSFPSEKESFE from the coding sequence ATGAGCGATTCTTCCAAGACGAGCGTCAAACGAATCACCATTCGCACCCTTCAGCGGATGCGAGACAACGAAGATGCGATCACGATGTTGACCGCATACGATTTCCCTACTGCGCAATTGCTTGACCGGTCGGGCATCGATGTGTTGCTGGTGGGCGATTCACTTGGGATGGTGGTGCAGGGTCATGAGACCACCTTGCCGGTGACGATGGACCAAATCATCTACCACGCCGAAATGGTCGGCCGAGCTTCCAAGCGTGCCCTGGTCGTGGTGGACTTGCCGTTCCCTGAAGGACAACTTGAGATCAATCGCAGCATCGAAGCCGGGGCACGCGTATTGCAAGAAACCCAGTGCTCGGCGATCAAGCTAGAAGGCGGCGCAGAACAAGCTGGACGAATCGCAGCGATGGTGACCGCGGGCATTCCCGTGATGGCACACGTTGGACTTCGTCCGCAAAACATCCATGTCGAAGGTGGATATCGAGTTCAGCGTGATATTGAACAATTGGTGGCCGATGCCAAGGCCGCCGAGGCTGCTGGCGCGTTCGCGGTCTTGATCGAATGCGTTTCCACCGATGCCGCCGAAGCGATTACCGCGGCAGTGAAGGTCCCCACGATCGGAATCGGCGCAGGCGGCAAGGTGTCGGGCCAAGTGCTTGTTACCCATGACATCCTCGGAATGACATCGGGGTACACACCCAAGTTCACTCGCAACTTTGCCGAAGTGGGCAAAGCGATCGAACAAGCCGCGTCGGATTACATCGCGGAAGTCAAAAAGGGCAGCTTCCCCAGTGAAAAAGAAAGCTTTGAGTGA
- the fae gene encoding formaldehyde-activating enzyme — protein sequence MHFHIGEALVGDGNEIAHIDLMIGSKNGPVGTAFANALANQSEGHTNLLAVLEPNVAVKPSTVMITKVTIKGMKQAVQMFGPAQAAVAQAVADAVSEGIIPKDLCEDLVCVCGVFIHPAAEDDEKIYKYNYEATKESLKSAMAGKPTVDDMLAKKDTAAHPFKGF from the coding sequence ATGCATTTTCACATCGGTGAAGCCCTGGTCGGCGACGGTAACGAAATCGCTCACATCGACCTAATGATCGGCAGCAAGAACGGTCCTGTCGGAACCGCTTTCGCAAACGCATTGGCAAACCAAAGCGAAGGCCACACCAACCTGTTGGCTGTTTTGGAACCCAACGTCGCCGTGAAGCCCTCGACCGTCATGATCACGAAAGTGACGATCAAAGGCATGAAGCAGGCCGTCCAAATGTTCGGTCCTGCACAAGCCGCTGTCGCACAAGCAGTCGCTGACGCAGTTAGCGAAGGCATCATCCCGAAGGATCTTTGCGAAGACCTCGTTTGCGTTTGTGGTGTGTTCATTCACCCCGCCGCCGAAGACGACGAAAAGATCTACAAGTACAACTACGAAGCGACCAAAGAATCGCTAAAGAGTGCAATGGCTGGTAAACCAACCGTGGATGACATGCTTGCCAAGAAAGACACCGCGGCTCACCCATTCAAGGGCTTCTAA
- a CDS encoding NADP-dependent methylenetetrahydromethanopterin/methylenetetrahydrofolate dehydrogenase, whose amino-acid sequence MPANSTPAKILLQLDVDTHPSSFDGVVAVDAGVAHLFQYGNVEPSYVESLIHGAIFTRGGDDLKSTAVFIGGSDVNQAELVFDAVKKAFFGPVRVSVMLDASGCNTTAAAAVATASKHVPLTGATAVVLGGTGPVGRRVGQMLARQGSQVILTSRTLKRAEAACNDIAAKVQDAKLEAAAPEDDEAKVDLLQRAQIIIACGAAGVELLSADELNQLGQLRVAIDLNAVPPAGIGGIEAFDKAKPLNPDQERSPILYGPIGVGGLKMRTHKAAIAKLFQSNTEVIDANEIYDLTLQQMK is encoded by the coding sequence ATGCCCGCCAACAGCACGCCCGCCAAAATCTTACTTCAACTCGACGTCGATACTCACCCCAGCTCATTCGATGGTGTCGTTGCAGTCGATGCCGGTGTTGCGCATCTGTTTCAATACGGAAACGTTGAGCCGTCGTACGTGGAAAGCTTGATCCATGGTGCGATTTTCACTCGTGGTGGCGATGACCTGAAGAGTACGGCCGTATTCATTGGCGGCAGCGATGTCAATCAAGCCGAACTGGTCTTTGATGCAGTTAAGAAAGCTTTCTTTGGACCGGTCCGAGTATCCGTAATGCTGGACGCTTCAGGCTGCAACACGACCGCCGCGGCAGCCGTCGCGACCGCATCCAAGCATGTGCCTCTGACCGGCGCGACCGCCGTCGTGCTGGGCGGCACCGGTCCGGTTGGCCGACGTGTCGGGCAAATGCTTGCCCGACAAGGATCCCAAGTGATCCTGACCAGCCGAACGCTGAAGCGAGCCGAAGCGGCCTGCAACGATATCGCAGCGAAAGTACAGGACGCGAAGCTCGAAGCGGCCGCCCCCGAAGACGACGAAGCCAAAGTCGACCTGCTTCAACGAGCACAAATCATTATCGCCTGCGGAGCTGCTGGGGTGGAGCTACTGTCCGCCGATGAACTCAACCAACTCGGTCAACTGCGGGTCGCAATCGACCTGAACGCGGTGCCTCCCGCTGGCATTGGTGGGATCGAAGCATTCGATAAAGCCAAACCGCTGAACCCTGACCAAGAACGGTCGCCAATCCTGTACGGGCCCATTGGCGTTGGCGGCTTGAAGATGCGAACTCACAAAGCCGCGATCGCCAAACTCTTCCAGTCTAATACCGAAGTCATCGACGCCAACGAGATCTACGACCTGACCCTGCAACAAATGAAGTGA
- the pyk gene encoding pyruvate kinase, which translates to MSQSPPASVASSTANQSEPAKQAMSAYRHTKIIATLGPATDSKEKLTELIHAGVDVVRLNMAHGTGQWVREIVARVREVSDEIDRHVGVMIDVKGPEIRTGPVDQPFVLGIGDTLRLCVNESELTDDVASVTVNYPNLPRDVEVGATVLVDSGLMRMKVLSKSASRIDCEVMTPGSIGSRRHINLPGVEISLPALTEKDKLDLQAGVEAGIDFVALSFVRQASDVDELRAYLDELGSPARIIAKIEEQAGVRNMLAIIRAADAVMVARGDLGIEIDYQRLPLVQTELVQACQAEGKPVIIATHLLESMIESPIPTRAEISDVCNAVREQADAVMLSGETTTGAYPIESVETLKSILLTIEPSVSSQLNQRIQLHEPKAKMLRSSATLAQDLGQSGIVVFTRSGFLAYVLGALRPRGVPIFAFTDVESTFRQMLLPWGVEPFLMEFSDDPEVTIQGALERLRNNKWCPSGVWLGVITNALADDKIIDTLQLRQVP; encoded by the coding sequence ATGTCACAGTCCCCCCCTGCTTCAGTTGCGAGTTCAACGGCAAATCAATCGGAACCGGCTAAACAGGCCATGTCGGCGTATCGGCATACCAAAATCATTGCCACGCTGGGTCCCGCTACGGATTCCAAAGAAAAACTCACTGAACTGATTCACGCAGGTGTCGATGTTGTTCGGCTCAACATGGCCCACGGAACGGGACAGTGGGTGCGTGAAATCGTCGCTCGGGTTCGCGAGGTTTCCGATGAGATTGATCGTCATGTCGGCGTGATGATTGATGTCAAAGGCCCCGAGATCCGCACCGGACCAGTCGACCAGCCGTTCGTCTTGGGAATTGGCGACACATTGCGACTGTGCGTCAACGAGAGCGAACTGACGGACGACGTTGCATCGGTGACGGTCAACTATCCCAACCTGCCACGCGACGTCGAAGTCGGCGCGACCGTACTGGTCGACAGCGGATTGATGCGAATGAAGGTCCTCAGCAAAAGTGCTAGCAGGATTGACTGCGAGGTCATGACACCAGGATCGATTGGCTCGCGTCGTCACATCAATCTGCCGGGTGTGGAAATCAGTTTACCAGCCCTGACGGAAAAAGATAAACTCGATCTACAAGCTGGCGTTGAAGCGGGCATCGACTTCGTTGCCCTGTCCTTCGTACGTCAGGCCAGCGACGTTGACGAATTGCGGGCGTACTTGGATGAACTCGGGTCGCCCGCTCGGATCATCGCCAAGATCGAAGAACAAGCCGGTGTCCGAAACATGCTTGCCATCATCCGCGCGGCCGACGCCGTCATGGTTGCCCGCGGCGACCTGGGGATTGAAATCGACTATCAACGTTTGCCTCTCGTGCAAACCGAACTCGTTCAGGCGTGCCAAGCGGAAGGCAAACCCGTCATCATCGCAACACACTTGCTTGAATCGATGATCGAGTCGCCAATCCCAACGCGGGCCGAGATCTCGGACGTCTGCAATGCAGTGCGTGAACAAGCCGATGCAGTGATGCTATCCGGTGAAACGACTACCGGAGCGTACCCGATTGAATCAGTTGAAACACTCAAAAGCATTCTACTTACGATCGAACCGTCGGTCAGCAGCCAGTTGAACCAGAGAATTCAACTGCATGAGCCGAAGGCAAAGATGCTTCGGTCCTCGGCAACCCTCGCTCAAGACCTGGGCCAGTCTGGCATCGTGGTCTTCACCAGAAGTGGTTTCCTGGCCTACGTACTGGGTGCCTTGCGTCCCCGTGGCGTTCCAATTTTTGCGTTCACCGACGTTGAGTCCACCTTTCGGCAAATGCTTTTGCCGTGGGGCGTGGAACCATTTCTGATGGAATTTTCGGATGATCCGGAAGTGACCATCCAGGGTGCCTTAGAGCGACTTCGCAACAACAAGTGGTGCCCATCCGGCGTCTGGCTAGGAGTGATCACCAACGCTTTGGCCGACGATAAAATCATCGACACGCTGCAACTTCGCCAAGTGCCCTAG